One Solea senegalensis isolate Sse05_10M linkage group LG3, IFAPA_SoseM_1, whole genome shotgun sequence genomic window carries:
- the LOC122767245 gene encoding thialysine N-epsilon-acetyltransferase-like encodes MDYSIRAANVEDCKDIARMIMELAEYEKVTEHVKVTQRDLEQDGFSKNPFFHGIIAEVPEQHKSSEGHVKIGYALYFYAYSSWSGRAAYMEDLYVMPDFRGKGIGKALMSKVAQLSLAAGCKQLNFTVLNWNKASLDFYISQGCFDVTEKMGYHCMRCEEEALQNLAQP; translated from the exons ATGGACTATAGTATCCGCGCCGCTAACGTGGAAGACTGCAAGGACATCGCGCGGATGATCATG GAATTAGCAGAATATGAGAAAGTAACAGAGCATGTGAAGGTCACACAGAGAG ACTTGGAGCAGGATGGTTTCTCCAAGAACCCATTCTTCCATGGAATTATTGCGGAGGTACCGGAGCAGCATAAAAGCAGTGAAG GTCATGTGAAGATAGGCTATGCACTTTACTTCTATGCCTACAGTTCATGGTCAGGCAGAGCTGCTTATATGGAGGACTTGTACGTGATGCCGGACTTTAGAG GGAAGGGCATTGGCAAAGCGCTTATGAGCAAGGTGGCACAG CTGAGTCTGGCTGCCGGCTGCAAACAGCTCAATTTTACCGTTCTGAACTGGAACAAAGCATCACTGGATTTTTACATCAGCCAAGGCTGTTTTGATGTCACGGAAAAAATGGGCTACCACTGTATGCGCTGTGAGGAGGAGGCACTGCAAAACCTGGCCCAACCCTAA